Within the Mycobacterium gordonae genome, the region CCCGCCCGGTGCCGAACAGTCGCAGAATGCGCGAGTTGCGGGTGAACGAGCAGAACATCAGCGTGATCCGGCCGTTGTCCCGCAGGTGCGCAATGGTCTCCACGCCGCTGCCGAACAGATCCAGGTAGGCGACGGTGTGATCGTCGAGTACCGCGAAGGTGTCGGCGTATCCCTTGGGGGACAGGTTGATTCGACCGCCCTCAGACGGGGCGGTGGCGACGAAGAACATTGCCTGTTCGCCGATGAACTCACGCAGCGACTCGTCGATTCGGGAGAACACTTTCGCCATGGTCTGAGCCTAGCCGCGGGTGCGTCCCGTGCTGGCGCGAGCGTCCGCAAAAATGCCGGCTGTCGCGGCGTGTCGTCGGCGAAACGCGGGCGCTCGCAGCCCGGGAAAAGTGCGGGCCTATCCCGTGTATCGGTAGTCGTCCAAATCGAAATGCCTACTGCGCCAATAGGCTTCGACCGTCGTGGTGGGTCGCAGCGGAACGTCGCCGTTCTTGTCGAAGTAGTAGCTGTTGGCCAGCCGGCAGCTGTCCTGCCAGAACACTTGCCGATAGCGCCGGCGCATCATCTCGGCGAAATACCGGTCGTTGGCTTCCTCGGTGATCTCGACCCGCGTCGCACCCTGTTGGCGTGCCCGTTTCAGGCAGCGCAGGATGTGGTGGGTCTGGGTCTCGATCAGCGCGAAGTAGGACGACCCGACATAGCCGTAGGGCCCGAAGACGGCGAAGAAATTCGGGAAGCCGGGAATGCTGACGCCCTCGTAGGCCTGGGTGCGGTGCTCGTCCCAGAACCGGCTCAACGATTGTCCCCCCACGCCGGTGACCGCATAAGTCAGTACGTCGTCGGTATCGAGCACCTTGAAGCCGGTGGCCAGGATCAACACATCGACGTCGTGGGAGGCGCCATCGGTGGTGGTGACGGACGACGGGGTGATCTTGTCGATGGGTTCGATGACCAAGTGCACGTTGTCGCGGTTGAACGTGGACAGATAGGTGTTGTGGAAGCCCGGCCGTTTGCAACCCACCGCATATTGCGGCGTCAGCTGTTCGCGCACCTCGGGGTCGTCGACCTCCTGGCGCAGGTATCGGCGTCCCGCCGCCGCCATCCATTTGGCCAGTGGAAACACCGTGAAATAGTGCGCCGAGATCGGGAAACTGGCTTCGACGAAGGCCTGGCTGAGCGCCCGCTGCACCGCTTTGCCGCCGGGAATCCGCATCGCCCAGCGCACCGCCGCCGGCAGCGGAACGTCGAACTTCGGGAAGCACCAGATGGGCGTGCGCTGAAAGACTGTCAGGCTCGCGACCGCCGGCGCGATCTCCGGGATGATCTGGACGGCCGAGGCGCCGGTGCCGATGATCCCGACGCGCTTGCCCGTCAAGTCCTGGCTGTGGTCCCAGCGCGCGGTGTGCATGGTGGTGCCGTCGAAAGAATCGACCCCGTCAATGTCGGGCAGTTTGGGCACCGTCAAAACCCCGCTGGCGCTGATGATGAACCGGGCGGTGACCTCCCCGCCGGGGTCGGTATGCACCCGCCACAGGCCGTGCTCCTGGTCGAACTCCGCGGCGATCACCTTGGTGTTGAACCTGATTCGGGACCTGATGCCGTACTTCTCCACGCAGTGTTCGGCGTATGCCCTGAGTTCCCGCCCCGGTGCGTAGGTGCGTGACCAGTCCGGGCTCTGCTCGAACGAGAATTGGTAGGAGAACGACGGAATGTCCACGGCGATACCGGGATAGGTGTTCCAGTACCAGGTGCCGCCGACGCCGTCGCCGGATTCGACGATCAGATAGTCGGCGAATCCCGCCTCGTCGAGCTTGATGGCGGCGCCGATACCGGAGAACCCGGCGCCGACGATCAGGACTTCGTGGTCAGGAGCGGTAGCCATTGCGCATTCCTCCGATGGCGTTGCACGCCGCCGAACTTCGGTGGTGCATTGCTGCTATTCGCAGCGTACGGCCCGGAATCACGTTTAAGCCGTGCGGCTTCGCTAACCCGGCAGAATGCCTCGCCGCCCCTCAAGTCCTTACCAGGATGCGGTTGGGCCCGCCGGAGCCACCCCGCACCGACATTGCCGACGAACTGTGCAGACCCGCCGTAGGAAGACCAGCTGGTCCACCAGTGCGCGTCAGCCCGGCGCGCCGGGGAGCCCGGTGGCGCCGGAGCCACCCAGCAGTTGCCCGCGGGCGCCGCCGTTGCCGGCGACCCCGCCGGTGCCGCCGATGCTGCCTGTCCCGGGCGCTCCGCCGGGACCGCCGTTGCCGCCGTCGCCGCCGTTGCCGAGCAGCCTGGCGGCCCCGCCATCGCCACCCGTTCCGCCTGGACCACCAGGGGAATTAATGAATGCGGTGCCACTGCCCCCAGCACCTCCCGCGCCGCCTACTCCGCCCGCGCCGATCCAGCCGGCGGTTCCGCCGGCACCTCCCGCGCCGCCCTTCACCCCGGTGAAGGCGATCGGGTCGAATCCGCTGGTCCCACCGGCGCCACCGGCGCCACCGTTGCCGAAGAGGTTCGCGAAGCCACCGGCGCCGCCGATGCCGCCGGGCCCGCGTCCTCCGGCTGCACTTCCGGCGTTGCCGCCGGCTCCGCCGTTTCCGAACTGGCCTGCCACGCCGCCCGCACCGCCATTGCCGCCCCCGGCATTGCCGTTGCCGCCTGCGCCGCCGGCCCCGCCGTTACCAAACAGCCGGGCCGCACCGCCAGCACCGCCGGCGCCGCCGATATTGGTGCTGTTGGTGACGATCGACCCGCCGGTCCCGCCGCCGCCACCGTTGCCGTACAACAGTCCGCCGACGCCGCCGTTGCCTCCGCCTCCGCCATTGCTGAACAAGCCGGTTCCGCCGGCCCCCCCTGCGCCGCCGTCGCCGATCAGCCCGACAGATCCGCCGGTACCGCCGGCGCCGCCAGCGCCGCCGCCACCGATGGCGTTCCCGCCGGCCCCGCCGGCTCCGCCGTGGCCGACGAGCTGTACTGAACCGCCCGCGCCGCCCGCTCCGCTGAGGCCACCGCCGCCGAGTCCCGCGCCGCCCAGTCCACCAACCCCGCCGGTGCCACCATTGCCGAATAACGCGGTTCCACCGGCACCACCCGCGCCACCGGGGCCACCTAGTGCGAGGTCGGCCGGATTGATTCCACCCTGGCCCCCTTGTCCGCCGACCCCTCCGTTGCCGAACAGGCCGCCAGCACCGCCGGCGCCGCCCATGCCGCCCGCACCGCCGGGCCCGGTCATGACGGTGGCACCCACTCCACCCGTTCCTCCGGCGCCGCCGGTCCCGTACAGCCACCCGCCGTTGCCGCCCGCGCCGCCGGCGGCCCCCACACCACCGACCCCGCCGGCGCCGCCGTTGCCGATCAACCCGGCGGCTCCGCCCGCACCACCGGCCACGCCGGCGCTGACTCCAGCAGCACCGTTGCCCCCGTTGCCGTACAGCAGCCCGCCGGCCCCGCCGGCCGCGCCCGGTGTCGCGCCGTCGGCGCCGTTGCCGATCAACGGACGTCCGAGCAGCACCTGAGTGGGGGTGTTGATCGCGTTCAGCAGCGTCTGTTCGACATTTGAGGCTTCTGCGGCCGCGTAGGCGTTCGCACCGCCGGTCATCAGTTCGACGAATTGGGCATGGAACGCCGACGCCTGTGCGCTCAACGCCTGGTAGGCCTGCGCGTGGCCGCCGAACATGGCGGCGATGAGCACAGACACCTCGTCGGCACCCGCGGCCAGCACGCCGGTGGTGGGAAACGCCGCGGCGGCATTGGCGGCGGACAGCGTCGAGCCGATGTTCGCCAGGTCCGAGGCAGCGGCAGCCACCCACTCCGGCGCCGCGATCACATATGACATTGCGTACCTCCCGACAGGTAGCGTCAAGCCCGACCGGATCATCCTATGGCGAGTCCGTCGTTAGAGTCGGGTTTTCGGCGCAATCGCCAAAAACGTTCTTAAGCAAGAAAATTCAGGAGTGCAACGCCTTCTTCAGCGCGGCGAGACCGCGGTTGGTCGCCGCCGCGGCGGCCGGCACCACCAAGCCGAAACTGACGTACCCGTGCACCATGTTCGGCTCGTTGACCAGTTCCACCGGAACGCCTGCCTCGCTCAGCAATTCCGCATATCGCGCACCGTCGTCGCGCAGCGGATCGTGGTGGGCCGTGCCGATGAACGCCGGTGGCAGGCCGGCCAGCACGCCGTTACCAGGGGCCAGATTCACCGGCAGGGTGGTGTGGTCGCTGACGTCGAGGTGAGGGACGTACCAGTTCAAGAACGCCTCTATGACGTCGTCGTCGAGGATGTGTGCGTTGGCGTTCTCGATGAACGACGGCAGGCTCCGGTCACCGATGCAGGACGGGTACCACAACAGCTGGAAGACCACCGATGGCCCGTCGTGGTCGCGGGCCAGGTGCGCCATGATCGCCGAGAGGTTGCCACCGGCGGAATCACCGGCGACGGCGATCCGGGACGGATCACCGCCCAGTTCGGCGGCGTTCTCCCCGACCCAGCGCAGTGCCGCCCAGCTGTCCTCGACCGCTGCCGGGTGAGGATGCTCAGGGGCAAGCCGGTAATCCACGGACACCACGATCGCCTCCGCACCCACGGCGTGCGCACGGGCGACGTGGTCGTGGGTGTCCAGGTCGCCGAGTGCCCAGCCGCCGCCGTGGTAGAAGACGACCACCGGCAAGTCGTCCTGCGCCGCGGTGGGGGGCCAGTAGATCCGCACTGGAATATCGGTGTGTTCGCCGTAGCCGATCTTGCGGTCCTCGATCCGCAGATCAGGGAGTAGTTCCGGAGGAGCCTTGAGCGCGGCAAGCCGGGTGCGGGCAACCTCGACACCGTCGGACGCTGTGAAGGTCAGCGGAACGGCATCGAGCAGCATCTTGAGCAGCGGATCGATCTCCGGTCGGGCATTGGTCGGGTCCGTCATGGAAACAGCGTATGCAGGCGGGCCGCTACCCGTGTAGCGCAACGCGCAAGGCGGCCAAACCGCGTTCCATCGCGGCGGTGGCAGCGGGCACTACGCCGGCGTAGCCGACGTACCCGTGCACCATCGTTTCGGCGTTGTGCACCTCGGCGGGGACACCGGCGCCGGCCAGGAGCTCGCCGTAGCGGATGCCGTCGTCGCGCAGCGGGTCGAACCCGGCAACGGCGATGTAGGCGGCCGGCAGGTCAGCGAGGTTGTCCGCTCGTCCCGGAGCCATCCCGGGCGGTGGGTTCGACATGTCGACTTCCCCTGCGTACCAACGGGAGAAGTCGGCGATGGCCTTCGAATCCAGGATCAGTGCGTTGGCGTTCTCGGTAAACGACGGCAGCGACGTGTCCCACATGGTGGAGGGGTACCACAGCAGCTGGAATGTGATGGCCGGCCCGCCTTCGTCGCGGGCTCGCTGGGCGACGGCGGCCGCGATGGTGCCGCCCGCGGAGTCACCTGCGACGGCGATCCGGCTGGTGTCGGCACCGATCTCGGAACCGCACTCGGCAACCCATCTCGTTGCGGCCCAGGCATCCTCGACAGCGGCAGGGTAGGGGTGCTCGGGTGCCAGGCGGTAGTCGACGGAGACCACGATCGCATCGGCGCCGACCGCATGTTGGCGCGACGTGCCGTCGTGGGTGTCCAGGTCGCCCATCACAAAGCCGCCGCCGTGAAAGAACAACACCACTGGTGCAGTGGACTGCGTTGGCGGCCAGTAGATTCTGATGTTGATCGGTCCGCCCGGCCCGTCGATCGCACGGTCCTCGACCCGCAGTTCGGGATGCACCGCCCTGCGCGGCAGGTCACGCAGTCGTTGTCGGACGGCGTCAATTCCGTCGTCGGGCGATAGCCGAAACGGAACCGCGTCCAGTACCTTCAGCAGGATGGGATCGACTCCGGGTTTCTCGTTACCCCGAAGCAAGGCGGTGTTGTCGAAATTCGGCATGGAGGTACCGTACGCATCCCGCCTCATGGTTATGGGCTGGGTGGCCGCCGGTTGGGCGGGAATCGCCTACGGCGTCTACCTGACGGTCATCGCCTTGCGTCTGCCGCCCGGCAGCGAACTCACTGGGCAGTGGATCCTGCAGCCACCGTTCAAAGCGTCGATGGCGTTGCTGCTCATGGTTGCCGCCTTTGCGCATCCCGTCGTCCGGGAGCGACGCTGGCTGGTGTTTGCGTTGCTGTTCTCCGCCGGTGGTGACTGGCTGCTCGCGATCCCGTGGTGGACCATGTCGTTCGTTCTGGGCCTGGGGTCATTTCTGTTGGCGCACATCTGTTTTCTGGGTGCGCTGGTTCCGCACGTCGCTCCGTCCCGGCCGCGGATGGCAGCCGCCGCGGCGATGGTGGTGGCCTCGGCGTCGATGCTGACCTGGTTCTGGCCGCATCTGGACAACGGCAAGGAAAACCTGACCCTCCCGGTAACGGTCTACATCACCGTGCTGTCGGCGATGGTGTGCACCGCGCTGCTGGCCAAGCTGCCCACCATCTGGACCGCCGTGGGAGCGTTGTGCTTCGCGGCGTCGGATTCGATGATCGCGATCAGCCGATTCATTCTGGGCAACGAGGCGTTGGCGGTGCCGATCTGGTGGTCGTACGCCGCCGCCGAGATCCTGATCACGGCCGGTTTCTTCTTCGGCCGCACCGACGTGACCGCGTCCGCCGAGAGCTAGTTGTCGCTGGGCGCAGTTACGGTGGCCGCACCGTGACGAGAAAAAGTCTGTCTGACAACGTAACTGGGCCTATTGCCGGTGCGGTGGCCGAAGTGGAGCCGATCGCGCGGGTGCTGCCGATGCTGTCGGTGCCGCACCTGGATCGTGAGTTCGACTATCTGGTATCACCGGAGCAGTCCGACGACGCCCAGCCCGGAGTGCGGGTCCGGGTGCGCTTTCACGGTCGGTTGGTCGACGGGTTCGTGCTGGAACGACGCCACGACACCGACCATCCGGGAAAGCTCGGCTGGCTGGACCGGGTCGTTTCCGCCGAACCCGTCCTCACTCCGGAGATCCGGCGACTGGTCGAAGCGGTCGCCGCACGCTACGCCGGCACCAGGCCGGATGTGTTGCGCCTGGCTGTGCCTGCCCGGCATGCCCGGGTCGAGAAGGAATTGCCCGCGATACCTGCCCTGCCGGTGGTGCAGCCGGTGGATGCCGCCGCCTGGCAGGGCTACGGTCGTGGCGGTCAGTTTCTGGATGCGCTGGCCGAATCCCGGGCCGCTCGGGCGGTATGGCAGGCCCTGCCGGGGGAGTCGTGGGCGGACCGGTTCGCCGAGGCCGCCGCCCAGACCGTTGCGGCCGGACACTCGGCGCTGGCGATCGTGCCCGACCAGCGCGATCTCGACCGGTTGTGGCAGGCGGCGGTGGCGCGGGTCGACGAGGCCAGTGTGGTGGCGCTGTCCGCCGGACTCGGCCCTGCCGCGCGGTACCGGCGGTGGCTGGCCGCGCTACGGGGCAGCGCGCGCGTGGTGATCGGGACCCGCAGCGCGGTGTTTGCGCCGGTGACCGATCTCGGGCTGGTCATGGTGTGGTCGGACGCCGACGACAGCCTGGCCGAGCCGCGGGCGCCGTATCCGCACGCCCGCGAGGTGGCGATGCTGCGTGCGCATCAGGCGCGCTGCGCCGCGCTGATCGGCGGTTACTCCCGGACCGCGGAGGCGCAGGCGCTGGTGCGCAGCGGGTGGGCACAGGACATCGTCGCGGCCCGGCCCGTGGTGCGAGTTCGCACGCCGCGGGTGGTGGCGCTCGACGACAGCGGATATGCCGACGAGCGCGACCCGGCGGCACACACCGCGCGCCTGCCGTCGATCGCGCTGCGGGCCGCCCGATCCGCGCTGGAATCCGGGGCTCCGGTGCTGGTGCAGGTGCCGCGACGCGGCTATGTGCCGTCGCTGGCGTGCGGTCGTTGCCGAACGATCGCGCGCTGTCGGCATTGCACCGGACCGCTGGCGCTGACCGATCGTGGTGGCGGTGCTATGTGCCGCTGGTGCGGGCGGGTCGACCCGGCGCTGCGCTGCGGTCGATGCGGGTCCGACGCGGTACGTGCGGCAATTGTCGGGGCCCGGCGCACCGCCGAAGAACTCGGCCGGGCATTCCCGGGCACTTCGGTGGTCACCTCCGCGGGCGACGTCATCGTGTCCGAGGTGCCGGCGCGGCCGGCGCTGGTGGTGGCCACTCCCGGCGCCGAACCGTGTGCCGCGGGCGGTTACGGTGCCGCGTTGTTGCTCGATACCTGGGCACTGCTGGGCCGCCAGGACCTGCGCGCGGCCGAGGACGCGCTCTGGCGCTGGATGAACGCCGCTGCCCTGGTACGGCCCCGCGGTGCCGGCGGGGTGGTCACCGTGGTCGCCGAATCGGCGCTTCCGACGGTGCAGTCGCTGATTCGCTGGGATCCGATCGGCCACGCCGACGCTGAGCTGGCGGCGCGCGCCGAGGTGGGCCTGCCCCCGAGTGTGCACATCGCCGCCCTGGACGGCACTGCGGAGGCGGTGGCCACCCTGCTCGACGAGGCGCGGCTACCCGACGAGGTGGAGCTGCTGGGACCGGTCGATCTGCCCGCGGGAGCGCGCCGGCCGGCGGGCATTGCGGCCGATGCCGCGGTCACCAGGATGCTGGTTCGGGTGCGCCGGGAGGACGGCCTGCGGCTGGCCGCCGCACTGCGCGGCGCGGTGGGTGTGCTCAGCGCCCG harbors:
- a CDS encoding pyridoxamine 5'-phosphate oxidase family protein — protein: MAKVFSRIDESLREFIGEQAMFFVATAPSEGGRINLSPKGYADTFAVLDDHTVAYLDLFGSGVETIAHLRDNGRITLMFCSFTRNSRILRLFGTGRVLRPDDDDFASVRAHFGELRAGVRAAIVIDVERIADACGFAVPYYELVDERPVLDNYHSKQPHEAYSGTIGRNQHSIDGLAGLDPDHPLPPLG
- a CDS encoding flavin-containing monooxygenase, producing the protein MATAPDHEVLIVGAGFSGIGAAIKLDEAGFADYLIVESGDGVGGTWYWNTYPGIAVDIPSFSYQFSFEQSPDWSRTYAPGRELRAYAEHCVEKYGIRSRIRFNTKVIAAEFDQEHGLWRVHTDPGGEVTARFIISASGVLTVPKLPDIDGVDSFDGTTMHTARWDHSQDLTGKRVGIIGTGASAVQIIPEIAPAVASLTVFQRTPIWCFPKFDVPLPAAVRWAMRIPGGKAVQRALSQAFVEASFPISAHYFTVFPLAKWMAAAGRRYLRQEVDDPEVREQLTPQYAVGCKRPGFHNTYLSTFNRDNVHLVIEPIDKITPSSVTTTDGASHDVDVLILATGFKVLDTDDVLTYAVTGVGGQSLSRFWDEHRTQAYEGVSIPGFPNFFAVFGPYGYVGSSYFALIETQTHHILRCLKRARQQGATRVEITEEANDRYFAEMMRRRYRQVFWQDSCRLANSYYFDKNGDVPLRPTTTVEAYWRSRHFDLDDYRYTG
- a CDS encoding PE family protein, with the translated sequence MSYVIAAPEWVAAAASDLANIGSTLSAANAAAAFPTTGVLAAGADEVSVLIAAMFGGHAQAYQALSAQASAFHAQFVELMTGGANAYAAAEASNVEQTLLNAINTPTQVLLGRPLIGNGADGATPGAAGGAGGLLYGNGGNGAAGVSAGVAGGAGGAAGLIGNGGAGGVGGVGAAGGAGGNGGWLYGTGGAGGTGGVGATVMTGPGGAGGMGGAGGAGGLFGNGGVGGQGGQGGINPADLALGGPGGAGGAGGTALFGNGGTGGVGGLGGAGLGGGGLSGAGGAGGSVQLVGHGGAGGAGGNAIGGGGAGGAGGTGGSVGLIGDGGAGGAGGTGLFSNGGGGGNGGVGGLLYGNGGGGGTGGSIVTNSTNIGGAGGAGGAARLFGNGGAGGAGGNGNAGGGNGGAGGVAGQFGNGGAGGNAGSAAGGRGPGGIGGAGGFANLFGNGGAGGAGGTSGFDPIAFTGVKGGAGGAGGTAGWIGAGGVGGAGGAGGSGTAFINSPGGPGGTGGDGGAARLLGNGGDGGNGGPGGAPGTGSIGGTGGVAGNGGARGQLLGGSGATGLPGAPG
- a CDS encoding alpha/beta hydrolase — its product is MTDPTNARPEIDPLLKMLLDAVPLTFTASDGVEVARTRLAALKAPPELLPDLRIEDRKIGYGEHTDIPVRIYWPPTAAQDDLPVVVFYHGGGWALGDLDTHDHVARAHAVGAEAIVVSVDYRLAPEHPHPAAVEDSWAALRWVGENAAELGGDPSRIAVAGDSAGGNLSAIMAHLARDHDGPSVVFQLLWYPSCIGDRSLPSFIENANAHILDDDVIEAFLNWYVPHLDVSDHTTLPVNLAPGNGVLAGLPPAFIGTAHHDPLRDDGARYAELLSEAGVPVELVNEPNMVHGYVSFGLVVPAAAAATNRGLAALKKALHS
- a CDS encoding alpha/beta hydrolase; this encodes MPNFDNTALLRGNEKPGVDPILLKVLDAVPFRLSPDDGIDAVRQRLRDLPRRAVHPELRVEDRAIDGPGGPINIRIYWPPTQSTAPVVLFFHGGGFVMGDLDTHDGTSRQHAVGADAIVVSVDYRLAPEHPYPAAVEDAWAATRWVAECGSEIGADTSRIAVAGDSAGGTIAAAVAQRARDEGGPAITFQLLWYPSTMWDTSLPSFTENANALILDSKAIADFSRWYAGEVDMSNPPPGMAPGRADNLADLPAAYIAVAGFDPLRDDGIRYGELLAGAGVPAEVHNAETMVHGYVGYAGVVPAATAAMERGLAALRVALHG
- a CDS encoding lysoplasmalogenase; amino-acid sequence: MEVPYASRLMVMGWVAAGWAGIAYGVYLTVIALRLPPGSELTGQWILQPPFKASMALLLMVAAFAHPVVRERRWLVFALLFSAGGDWLLAIPWWTMSFVLGLGSFLLAHICFLGALVPHVAPSRPRMAAAAAMVVASASMLTWFWPHLDNGKENLTLPVTVYITVLSAMVCTALLAKLPTIWTAVGALCFAASDSMIAISRFILGNEALAVPIWWSYAAAEILITAGFFFGRTDVTASAES
- a CDS encoding primosomal protein N' — protein: MLSVPHLDREFDYLVSPEQSDDAQPGVRVRVRFHGRLVDGFVLERRHDTDHPGKLGWLDRVVSAEPVLTPEIRRLVEAVAARYAGTRPDVLRLAVPARHARVEKELPAIPALPVVQPVDAAAWQGYGRGGQFLDALAESRAARAVWQALPGESWADRFAEAAAQTVAAGHSALAIVPDQRDLDRLWQAAVARVDEASVVALSAGLGPAARYRRWLAALRGSARVVIGTRSAVFAPVTDLGLVMVWSDADDSLAEPRAPYPHAREVAMLRAHQARCAALIGGYSRTAEAQALVRSGWAQDIVAARPVVRVRTPRVVALDDSGYADERDPAAHTARLPSIALRAARSALESGAPVLVQVPRRGYVPSLACGRCRTIARCRHCTGPLALTDRGGGAMCRWCGRVDPALRCGRCGSDAVRAAIVGARRTAEELGRAFPGTSVVTSAGDVIVSEVPARPALVVATPGAEPCAAGGYGAALLLDTWALLGRQDLRAAEDALWRWMNAAALVRPRGAGGVVTVVAESALPTVQSLIRWDPIGHADAELAARAEVGLPPSVHIAALDGTAEAVATLLDEARLPDEVELLGPVDLPAGARRPAGIAADAAVTRMLVRVRREDGLRLAAALRGAVGVLSARQTHEPVRVQIDPLHIG